The following proteins are co-located in the Raphanus sativus cultivar WK10039 unplaced genomic scaffold, ASM80110v3 Scaffold1944, whole genome shotgun sequence genome:
- the LOC130505014 gene encoding uncharacterized protein LOC130505014 isoform X1 yields the protein MSTRRNGFSKQQRGEKVCGPNWMLIAGGALLSTLSIRFGWRLRQSSLDFNPPQSTPSSLGGFKANGTSEREKSLGCCLHSNTSSCPHNDDFCCFRSIPGTEHVEGKEEQPNEQIISASDTSLPLVTLPAPSYSKENGVMWTSSPDRLELPPKPYNHHSTCSDSPCVSETSSDIFSKRDVMQKLRQQLKRRDDMVLEMQEQILELQNSYNAQRAHSSHLQAQLDSMNRDLFESEREVQRLRKAIADHSVGSNGKTSPVGPWSNGFMESENNYESAETRSKEGERIEMLRKEVEELKEVIDGKEYLLRNYKEQKTELSVKVKELQQRLDSHFPNILENER from the exons AGCAGCAGCGAGGTGAGAAAGTTTGTGGGCCGAATTGGATGTTAATTGCAGGGGGTGCCTTGTTGAGCACTTTGTCCATCCGCTTTGGTTGGAGACTCAGGCAGTCGTCTCTTGATTTCAACCCTCCTCAATCCACTCCCTCCTCTCTTGGTGGATTCAAAG cCAATGGAACATCCGAGAGGGAAAAATCTCTGGGTTGTTGTTTGCACTCCAACACCTCTTCATGTCCCCATAATGATGATTTTTGTTGCTTCCGCTCCATTCCAG GAACTGAGCATGTGGAGGGAAAAGAGGAGCAGCCAAACGAGCAAATAATATCTGCATCTGACACTTCACTGCCTCTTGTGACGCTTCCTGCTCCATCATACAGCAAAGAGAACGGGGTCATGTGGACTTCTTCTCCTGATCGCTTGGAACTGCCCCCAAAACCATATAATCACCATTCGACCTGCTCGGACTCTCCTTGCGTATCTGAAACCAGCTCAGACATCTTCAGCAAACGAGATGTAATGCAGAAACTGAGGCAACAGCTGAAGAGGCGTGACGACATGGTACTGGAAATGCAGGAACAGATTCTGGAGCTGCAAAACTCGTATAACGCACAAAGGGCACACTCTAGCCATCTCCAGGCACAGCTAGACTCGATGAACAGAGATCTGTTCGAATCAGAAAGAGAAGTTCAGAGACTGAGAAAAGCAATCGCTGATCACAGCGTGGGTAGCAACGGCAAGACATCTCCTGTTGGACCTTGGAGTAACGGGTTTATGGAGAGCGAGAACAATTATGAGTCAGCGGAAACGAGATCAAAGGAGGGAGAGAGAATAGAGATGTTGAGAAAGGAAGTGGAAGAGCTTAAAGAAGTGATAGATGGGAAGGAGTATCTACTAAGGAACTATAAAGAGCAGAAGACTGAGCTTTCGGTGAAGGTGAAAGAGTTGCAGCAGAGATTGGACTCACACTTCCCAAACATATT AGAAAATGAACGATGA
- the LOC130505014 gene encoding uncharacterized protein LOC130505014 isoform X2 has product MSTRRNGFSKQQRGEKVCGPNWMLIAGGALLSTLSIRFGWRLRQSSLDFNPPQSTPSSLGGFKANGTSEREKSLGCCLHSNTSSCPHNDDFCCFRSIPGTEHVEGKEEQPNEQIISASDTSLPLVTLPAPSYSKENGVMWTSSPDRLELPPKPYNHHSTCSDSPCVSETSSDIFSKRDVMQKLRQQLKRRDDMVLEMQEQILELQNSYNAQRAHSSHLQAQLDSMNRDLFESEREVQRLRKAIADHSVGSNGKTSPVGPWSNGFMESENNYESAETRSKEGERIEMLRKEVEELKEVIDGKEYLLRNYKEQKTELSVKVKELQQRLDSHFPNIL; this is encoded by the exons AGCAGCAGCGAGGTGAGAAAGTTTGTGGGCCGAATTGGATGTTAATTGCAGGGGGTGCCTTGTTGAGCACTTTGTCCATCCGCTTTGGTTGGAGACTCAGGCAGTCGTCTCTTGATTTCAACCCTCCTCAATCCACTCCCTCCTCTCTTGGTGGATTCAAAG cCAATGGAACATCCGAGAGGGAAAAATCTCTGGGTTGTTGTTTGCACTCCAACACCTCTTCATGTCCCCATAATGATGATTTTTGTTGCTTCCGCTCCATTCCAG GAACTGAGCATGTGGAGGGAAAAGAGGAGCAGCCAAACGAGCAAATAATATCTGCATCTGACACTTCACTGCCTCTTGTGACGCTTCCTGCTCCATCATACAGCAAAGAGAACGGGGTCATGTGGACTTCTTCTCCTGATCGCTTGGAACTGCCCCCAAAACCATATAATCACCATTCGACCTGCTCGGACTCTCCTTGCGTATCTGAAACCAGCTCAGACATCTTCAGCAAACGAGATGTAATGCAGAAACTGAGGCAACAGCTGAAGAGGCGTGACGACATGGTACTGGAAATGCAGGAACAGATTCTGGAGCTGCAAAACTCGTATAACGCACAAAGGGCACACTCTAGCCATCTCCAGGCACAGCTAGACTCGATGAACAGAGATCTGTTCGAATCAGAAAGAGAAGTTCAGAGACTGAGAAAAGCAATCGCTGATCACAGCGTGGGTAGCAACGGCAAGACATCTCCTGTTGGACCTTGGAGTAACGGGTTTATGGAGAGCGAGAACAATTATGAGTCAGCGGAAACGAGATCAAAGGAGGGAGAGAGAATAGAGATGTTGAGAAAGGAAGTGGAAGAGCTTAAAGAAGTGATAGATGGGAAGGAGTATCTACTAAGGAACTATAAAGAGCAGAAGACTGAGCTTTCGGTGAAGGTGAAAGAGTTGCAGCAGAGATTGGACTCACACTTCCCAAACATATTGTAA